The proteins below are encoded in one region of Sphingobacterium sp. R2:
- a CDS encoding ribonuclease HII, which produces MLLSYYQEECIEAGCDEAGRGCLAGPVFAAAVIFPTDYHHELLNDSKQLSEKKRMALRPIIEREALAYAVASVSAEEIDRINIHNASYLAMHKALDLLKTKAEYIIVDGNRFIPYQQIPHTCIVKGDGKYLSIAAASILAKTYRDEYMNNIALAYPDYDWLNNKGYPTIKHRTAVLAHGSTPHHRKSFRITDPQLKLF; this is translated from the coding sequence ATGCTATTATCATATTATCAGGAAGAGTGCATAGAGGCTGGCTGTGACGAAGCGGGTCGGGGTTGTTTGGCAGGACCTGTTTTCGCTGCCGCGGTAATTTTTCCGACAGACTATCATCACGAGCTACTTAATGATTCCAAACAACTAAGCGAGAAAAAAAGAATGGCGCTACGGCCAATTATTGAACGTGAAGCCCTTGCTTATGCAGTTGCCAGTGTCTCTGCTGAAGAGATCGATCGCATAAATATTCACAATGCGAGCTACTTAGCGATGCACAAGGCTCTTGATCTCTTGAAGACAAAAGCGGAGTATATCATTGTCGATGGCAATAGGTTTATTCCTTATCAGCAAATTCCGCATACTTGTATTGTCAAGGGAGATGGCAAGTACCTATCCATCGCAGCAGCTTCAATTCTGGCCAAAACTTATCGCGATGAGTATATGAACAACATCGCATTAGCTTATCCAGATTACGACTGGCTCAACAACAAAGGGTATCCTACAATTAAGCACAGAACAGCTGTATTGGCACACGGCTCTACACCACATCATAGAAAGAGCTTTAGAATAACCGATCCACAGCTCAAATTATTCTAA